One Mycolicibacterium sarraceniae genomic window carries:
- a CDS encoding ribonuclease J yields the protein MNEELSPPGPLAPGGLRVTALGGINEIGRNMTVFEHLGRLLIIDCGVLFPNHDEPGVDLILPDLRLISDRLDDIEALVLTHAHEDHIGAIPYLLKMRADIPVVGSKFTLALVAAKCREHRVNPVFIEVSEGQRSTHGVFECQYFAVNHSIPDALAIAIHTAAGTVLHTGDIKLDQLPLDGRPTDLPGMSRLGDAGVDLFLCDSTNSEIPGVGPSESEIGPNLHRLMRSAEGQRVIVACFASNVDRVQQIIDAALALGRRVSFVGRSMLRNMAIARELGFLHVEDRDVVDIAMAEEMAPGQVVLITTGTQGEPMAALSRMSRGEHRSITVTSDDLIILSSSLIPGNEEAVYGVIDDLAQIGARVVTNQQVRVHVSGHAYSGELLFLYNGVRPRNVMPVHGTWRMLRANAKLAARSGVPEENIVVAESGVSVDLVGGRVAIAGAVPVGKMFVDGLITGDVGEATLGERLILSSGFIAATVVVKRETGRLAAPPHLFSRGFSEDPKALEPVMRKVEAELESLAGKNVTDPVRIAQVVRRTVGKWVGETYRRQPMIVPTVIEV from the coding sequence GTGAACGAAGAGCTCTCGCCTCCCGGGCCACTGGCCCCGGGAGGTCTGCGCGTCACCGCGCTGGGCGGCATCAACGAAATCGGCCGCAATATGACCGTTTTCGAGCATCTCGGCCGATTGTTGATCATCGACTGTGGGGTGTTGTTCCCCAACCACGACGAACCCGGTGTCGACCTGATTCTGCCGGACCTGCGGCTGATCTCCGACCGGCTCGACGATATCGAGGCACTGGTCCTCACGCACGCCCACGAGGACCACATCGGCGCCATCCCGTACTTGCTGAAGATGCGGGCCGACATCCCGGTAGTGGGATCGAAGTTTACGCTCGCGCTGGTGGCCGCCAAATGCCGTGAGCACCGGGTCAACCCGGTGTTCATCGAGGTCTCCGAGGGGCAGCGCAGTACACACGGAGTGTTCGAGTGCCAGTACTTCGCGGTCAACCACTCGATCCCCGACGCGCTGGCGATCGCCATCCACACCGCGGCGGGCACCGTCCTGCATACCGGTGATATCAAGCTGGACCAACTGCCGCTGGACGGTCGCCCGACGGACCTGCCAGGTATGTCACGGCTCGGCGATGCCGGGGTGGACCTTTTCTTGTGCGATTCGACCAACTCCGAGATCCCCGGGGTGGGGCCGTCAGAGAGCGAAATCGGCCCCAACCTGCACCGCCTGATGCGCAGCGCCGAGGGGCAGCGGGTCATCGTGGCGTGTTTCGCGTCCAACGTCGACCGGGTGCAGCAGATCATCGACGCCGCACTCGCATTGGGGCGACGGGTCTCGTTCGTCGGCCGATCGATGTTGCGCAATATGGCTATCGCCCGCGAGCTGGGCTTCCTGCATGTCGAGGATCGCGATGTCGTCGACATCGCGATGGCCGAGGAGATGGCGCCTGGCCAGGTGGTGCTGATCACCACCGGTACCCAGGGCGAGCCGATGGCGGCGTTGTCGCGGATGTCGCGCGGGGAGCACCGCAGCATCACGGTCACCTCCGACGATCTGATCATCCTGTCGTCGTCGCTGATCCCCGGTAACGAGGAGGCGGTCTACGGCGTCATCGACGACCTCGCTCAGATCGGCGCCCGGGTAGTCACCAATCAGCAAGTCCGGGTGCATGTTTCGGGCCACGCCTATTCTGGTGAGCTGCTGTTCCTCTATAACGGAGTGCGCCCGCGCAACGTGATGCCGGTGCACGGCACCTGGCGCATGCTGCGCGCCAACGCCAAACTCGCGGCGCGCAGCGGCGTGCCCGAGGAGAACATTGTGGTTGCCGAGAGCGGTGTCAGCGTCGACCTCGTTGGTGGCCGGGTCGCCATCGCGGGTGCGGTGCCCGTCGGCAAGATGTTCGTCGACGGGCTGATCACCGGCGATGTCGGCGAGGCGACGCTGGGTGAACGCCTGATTCTGAGTTCGGGATTCATTGCGGCTACGGTTGTGGTGAAGCGGGAAACCGGACGGCTGGCCGCACCGCCGCACCTGTTCTCGCGAGGTTTCTCGGAGGATCCCAAGGCGTTGGAGCCCGTGATGCGTAAGGTCGAGGCGGAGCTGGAATCGCTTGCCGGCAAGAATGTCACCGACCCGGTCCGTATCGCCCAAGTGGTGCGGCGCACGGTCGGCAAATGGGTGGGGGAGACCTATCGGCGTCAGCCGATGATTGTGCCAACGGTCATCGAGGTTTAG
- a CDS encoding heme-dependent oxidative N-demethylase family protein, which yields MVSAPDLLATFPFPYTADSYRYSTNIAPARGVVATATGQWGQRVVNIDSEYAHEIAERRRILTADTSRHVVLPHMRIACWDTMVALMTEMATAYPASMSLTRDGDTWHWRNELLDITQDFTIGDESSLPCDPLAYIAGQVQEDIVLLDQRDGDLFADAGVVTFAAGWSFGFDVGMTFLEIHGPVPRLRETGVITRAREFLMRLAPNDIYRRTNWSMTVGRRLDVSTEAFPEWLPDRDRLDALDDETFGRLIHLRVEVQHLIRLAESGAICFLIRSYMLPLADIATVDEWRDRTASVLAELPDDMVEYKGLSAYRDRAVRWLRTAKPR from the coding sequence CTGGTCTCGGCACCGGATCTGCTCGCGACGTTCCCTTTTCCCTACACGGCTGACTCCTACCGCTACAGCACGAACATCGCGCCGGCCCGCGGTGTCGTCGCCACCGCGACCGGGCAGTGGGGCCAGCGGGTGGTGAACATCGACAGCGAGTACGCCCACGAAATCGCTGAGCGGCGCCGCATCCTGACCGCGGACACGTCCCGTCATGTGGTGCTGCCGCATATGCGGATCGCCTGCTGGGACACCATGGTGGCGTTGATGACCGAAATGGCCACTGCCTACCCGGCGAGCATGTCGTTGACGCGCGACGGCGACACCTGGCATTGGCGTAACGAACTGCTGGATATCACACAGGATTTCACCATCGGCGACGAGTCGAGCCTGCCCTGCGACCCGCTGGCATACATCGCGGGTCAGGTGCAGGAGGACATCGTTCTGCTCGATCAGCGCGACGGCGACCTGTTCGCCGATGCCGGGGTAGTCACGTTCGCCGCGGGTTGGTCGTTCGGGTTCGACGTCGGGATGACGTTCCTGGAGATCCACGGCCCGGTCCCCCGACTGCGGGAAACCGGGGTGATCACCCGAGCCCGAGAGTTCCTGATGCGCTTGGCACCGAACGACATCTACCGGCGCACCAACTGGTCGATGACGGTGGGACGCCGGCTGGATGTGTCCACCGAAGCCTTTCCCGAGTGGCTGCCCGACCGCGACCGCCTCGACGCGCTCGACGACGAGACGTTCGGCCGGCTGATCCACCTGCGGGTGGAGGTCCAGCACCTGATCCGACTGGCGGAGTCCGGCGCCATCTGCTTCCTGATCCGCAGCTACATGCTGCCGCTGGCTGATATCGCCACCGTCGACGAGTGGCGGGACCGCACCGCGTCGGTGCTGGCCGAATTGCCTGACGACATGGTCGAATACAAGGGTCTGAGCGCCTACCGGGACCGCGCGGTCAGATGGCTGCGGACCGCTAAACCTCGATGA
- a CDS encoding PDR/VanB family oxidoreductase has protein sequence MTTLTLEVVAVDDQVPGIRTLRLAGAGREVLPSFTPGSHIVIQCAEGANAYSLTGETTSPHEYVVSVLECPQGRGGSRWIHRALAVGDTVMAHPPRSAFAPVLRATRHLLIAAGIGITPMVSHLRSARRWDRDVRLLYVHREGRGAYVDEIGSLTDNASLFTDRASFLSELSSALAGQPFGTHAYMCGPSQFIDDVVTTATALGWPGSRIHIEHFGGELAPGDPFEVELSCSGDVFTVESGVSLLESLTARGHAVPSLCHQGVCGECRVPVRSGQVLHRDLYLSDDERADSMMACVSRGSGRVELEL, from the coding sequence ATGACCACCCTGACGTTGGAGGTCGTCGCGGTCGACGATCAGGTTCCCGGGATCCGGACCCTGCGCCTGGCCGGCGCCGGCCGAGAGGTGTTGCCGTCATTCACGCCGGGTAGCCACATCGTGATCCAGTGCGCAGAGGGCGCCAACGCCTACTCGTTGACCGGCGAGACCACCTCGCCTCACGAATACGTGGTGTCGGTGCTGGAATGCCCACAGGGCCGCGGCGGATCCCGCTGGATTCACCGAGCTTTAGCGGTCGGCGACACGGTCATGGCCCATCCACCGCGCAGCGCATTCGCCCCGGTGCTGCGCGCCACGCGACACCTGCTGATCGCCGCCGGAATCGGCATCACCCCGATGGTGTCGCACCTGCGTAGCGCCCGGCGCTGGGATCGAGACGTGCGCTTGCTCTACGTCCACCGCGAGGGCCGCGGCGCCTATGTCGACGAGATCGGATCCCTCACCGACAACGCATCGCTTTTCACCGACCGCGCCTCCTTCCTATCCGAGCTGTCCTCCGCGCTGGCCGGCCAGCCATTCGGCACGCACGCCTACATGTGCGGCCCAAGCCAATTCATCGACGACGTCGTCACCACCGCCACAGCGCTGGGCTGGCCTGGCAGCCGCATCCATATCGAGCACTTCGGCGGCGAGCTGGCGCCCGGCGACCCATTCGAGGTCGAGTTATCCTGCAGCGGCGATGTTTTCACCGTTGAATCGGGTGTCTCCCTGCTGGAGTCGTTGACGGCTCGCGGCCATGCCGTGCCGAGCCTGTGCCACCAGGGAGTCTGCGGTGAATGCCGGGTGCCGGTGCGTTCCGGGCAGGTGCTACACCGCGACCTCTATCTGAGCGACGACGAGCGCGCCGACTCGATGATGGCCTGCGTGTCGCGCGGGTCCGGCCGGGTGGAGCTGGAGCTATGA
- a CDS encoding dimethylamine monooxygenase subunit DmmA family protein, whose translation MTPDLDLTSVPSWAVEPACPRPDLTGRQYTVLAIGADAAEIARGWIAEISAEPRVHLVADTAEACRALDADLADALVGWRLLLAGPAHACLRVRARALELGAGDDEITVASTEVATREIYCPHCRTTTTAPVGLADEVCCPGCRRQLFVYHHVSRRLGAHLGFATRADPS comes from the coding sequence ATGACACCCGATCTGGACCTCACCAGCGTCCCGTCCTGGGCCGTCGAACCCGCTTGTCCGAGGCCCGATCTGACCGGCCGCCAGTACACAGTGCTGGCGATCGGTGCCGACGCCGCCGAGATCGCCAGAGGGTGGATCGCCGAGATCAGCGCTGAGCCTCGGGTGCATCTGGTCGCCGATACTGCCGAGGCATGCCGTGCGCTGGACGCAGATCTCGCCGATGCTCTCGTCGGCTGGCGGCTGCTGCTGGCCGGCCCCGCCCATGCCTGCCTTCGGGTCCGTGCCCGCGCACTGGAACTGGGCGCCGGTGACGACGAGATCACCGTCGCCAGTACCGAAGTCGCCACCCGCGAGATCTATTGCCCGCACTGCCGGACCACCACGACTGCGCCCGTGGGACTGGCCGACGAGGTCTGCTGCCCCGGCTGCCGGCGCCAGTTGTTCGTCTACCACCACGTCTCCCGCCGGCTCGGTGCCCATCTCGGGTTCGCGACCCGCGCTGACCCGTCATGA
- a CDS encoding mycofactocin-coupled SDR family oxidoreductase, protein MGELDGKVALITGAARGQGRAHAVKLASEGANIIAVDLCDQIASVPYPLATPEDMAATVKLVEDLGARIIAREADVRDRSALKAAVYQGIEELGRLDIVIANAGIAPMADDGAWQDVIDVNLTGVYHTVDVAMKPMIKQGDGGAIVLTSSVAGLVGIGAPVAGSLGYTVAKHGVVGLMRAYANFLAAFNIRVNSVHPAGVNTPMIDNEFTRSWLEGFAQQMQGGPDMSNALPVQTLEPEDVANAVYYLVSGAGRYVTGVTLPVDAGYTNKR, encoded by the coding sequence ATGGGTGAACTTGACGGCAAAGTCGCGCTGATCACCGGTGCCGCCCGCGGCCAGGGTCGCGCGCACGCGGTGAAACTGGCCTCGGAGGGTGCCAACATCATCGCGGTGGATCTGTGCGATCAGATCGCCAGCGTGCCCTACCCGCTGGCCACCCCCGAGGACATGGCCGCCACGGTCAAGCTCGTCGAGGACCTCGGCGCGCGCATCATCGCCCGCGAGGCCGACGTCCGGGACCGGTCGGCGCTCAAGGCAGCCGTGTACCAGGGCATCGAGGAACTGGGCCGGCTCGACATCGTGATCGCCAACGCCGGTATCGCCCCGATGGCCGATGACGGTGCCTGGCAGGACGTCATCGACGTGAATCTGACCGGCGTTTATCACACCGTTGACGTGGCGATGAAGCCGATGATCAAGCAGGGCGACGGCGGCGCGATCGTGCTGACCAGCTCGGTGGCCGGACTGGTCGGCATCGGCGCCCCCGTCGCCGGGTCGCTGGGTTATACGGTCGCCAAACACGGTGTGGTCGGCCTGATGCGGGCATACGCGAATTTCCTTGCGGCATTCAATATCCGGGTCAACTCGGTGCACCCCGCCGGGGTAAACACACCCATGATCGACAACGAGTTCACCCGATCCTGGCTGGAGGGCTTCGCCCAGCAGATGCAGGGCGGCCCCGACATGAGCAACGCGCTGCCGGTGCAGACGCTGGAACCCGAGGACGTCGCCAACGCGGTGTACTACCTGGTTTCCGGCGCTGGACGGTACGTCACCGGGGTCACGCTGCCCGTCGACGCCGGGTACACCAACAAGCGCTGA
- a CDS encoding putative quinol monooxygenase: MPVVVVASFTVRPESVDAVREACKTAVAAVHEEPGCDLYAVHEGDKTFVFVEQWADEEALKNHSTAPGVTALFGAIGEHLDGAPDIKMLQPIPAGDPAKGQVRP, translated from the coding sequence ATGCCCGTCGTCGTCGTTGCCAGCTTCACCGTCAGGCCTGAATCCGTCGACGCTGTGCGTGAGGCCTGCAAGACGGCCGTCGCGGCGGTCCATGAAGAGCCTGGTTGCGACCTGTATGCGGTCCACGAAGGCGATAAGACGTTTGTGTTCGTCGAGCAGTGGGCCGACGAGGAGGCGCTCAAAAACCACAGCACCGCGCCTGGCGTGACGGCTCTGTTCGGCGCGATCGGCGAGCACCTCGACGGCGCACCCGACATCAAGATGCTGCAGCCCATCCCGGCCGGCGATCCGGCCAAGGGACAGGTCCGCCCCTAA
- a CDS encoding FtsK/SpoIIIE family DNA translocase: MANKTAARSSARTTRSKGTSRPAKPAARRKPAKKRTSSPVATAAVASGRAARATWLMLAKGAGSTARSVGRAGDIEPGHRRDGIALGLLAVAVVIAASSWFDAARPVGAWTDSVLRTLVGGAVVLLPVAIAVIAVSLMRSEPNPDARPRLILGCAMIALPVLGLWHLWSGAPQDPAARQRAAGFIGFAIGGPLSDGLSAWIATPLLIIAALFGVLLLTGTTIREVPETLYAMFSTRGRYDEDDEYDEECDEPEAVEPAEPEDFSDGYYDDPRSYTVDEAPTWPGAKGPVGTPLDNYPLEEDAPTAPEPVKARRKKSVPTPDAVIDDAPKQDTKVLDRVVEGPYTLPSLDLLVAGDPPKRRSPANDHMVERISSVLQQFKVDASVTGCTRGPTVTRYEVELGPGVKVEKITALQRNIAYAVATESVRILAPIPGKSAVGIEVPNTDRETVRLADVLTAPSTRGDHRPLVIGLGKDIEGHFVSANLADMPHLLVAGSTGSGKSSFVNSMLVSLLARATPEEVRMILIDPKMVELTPYEGIPHLITPIITQPKKAAAALAWLVEEMEQRYQDMQASRVRHIKDFNAKVRSGEITAPLGSQRVYKPYPLILAVVDELADLMMTAPRDVEEAIVRITQKARAAGIHLVLATQRPSVDVVTGLIKTNVPSRLSFATSSLTDSRVILDQPGAEKLIGMGDGLFLPMGAGKPERLQGAYVSDEEIQAVVQACKDQAEPEYTEGVTAAKPTGERTDVDPDIGDDMDVFLQAVELVVSSQFGSTSMLQRKLRVGFAKAGRLMDLMETRNIVGPSEGSKAREVLVKPEELAGTLMLIRGGSADDDDDDDDF; encoded by the coding sequence ATGGCGAACAAGACGGCCGCTCGCTCAAGCGCGCGAACGACCAGGTCAAAGGGTACGTCGCGACCGGCAAAGCCGGCTGCGCGGCGCAAGCCCGCCAAGAAGCGCACCTCCTCGCCAGTCGCCACCGCCGCAGTAGCCTCCGGGCGGGCTGCGCGGGCGACCTGGCTGATGTTGGCCAAGGGGGCCGGCTCGACCGCCCGATCGGTCGGTCGGGCTGGTGACATCGAGCCCGGTCATCGTCGCGACGGGATAGCGCTCGGGTTGCTGGCCGTCGCGGTCGTGATCGCCGCCAGTTCGTGGTTCGACGCCGCCCGCCCGGTGGGGGCCTGGACTGACTCGGTGCTGCGCACGCTCGTCGGTGGGGCGGTAGTGCTACTGCCTGTCGCCATCGCTGTCATCGCCGTGTCGCTGATGCGCTCCGAACCCAACCCCGACGCCCGCCCGCGGCTGATCCTGGGCTGCGCCATGATCGCGCTGCCGGTGCTGGGCCTGTGGCATCTGTGGTCGGGTGCCCCGCAGGATCCGGCCGCCCGGCAGCGTGCCGCCGGTTTCATCGGCTTCGCGATCGGTGGACCGCTATCCGACGGGTTGTCCGCGTGGATCGCCACGCCGCTGCTGATCATCGCCGCACTGTTCGGCGTGCTGCTGCTGACGGGCACCACGATTCGCGAAGTGCCCGAGACGCTCTACGCTATGTTCAGCACCCGCGGCCGTTATGACGAGGACGACGAGTACGACGAGGAGTGCGACGAACCTGAGGCCGTCGAACCTGCTGAGCCAGAAGACTTCTCCGATGGTTACTACGACGACCCGCGGTCCTACACCGTCGACGAGGCGCCCACCTGGCCGGGGGCGAAGGGGCCGGTAGGTACGCCGCTGGACAACTATCCGCTGGAAGAGGATGCGCCGACGGCGCCCGAGCCGGTCAAAGCTCGGCGCAAGAAGTCGGTGCCCACGCCGGACGCCGTCATCGATGACGCACCCAAGCAAGACACCAAGGTTCTCGATCGGGTGGTCGAAGGGCCCTACACCCTGCCCTCGCTGGATCTCCTGGTGGCCGGTGACCCGCCGAAACGCCGCAGCCCCGCCAATGACCACATGGTGGAACGGATTTCGTCGGTCCTGCAGCAGTTCAAGGTCGATGCGTCGGTGACGGGCTGCACCAGAGGGCCGACTGTCACCCGTTACGAGGTCGAGCTCGGACCCGGCGTCAAGGTCGAGAAAATCACTGCGCTGCAACGCAATATCGCCTATGCGGTGGCCACCGAAAGCGTCCGGATCCTGGCACCGATCCCGGGTAAGTCGGCCGTCGGCATCGAGGTGCCCAACACCGACCGCGAAACGGTCCGTCTTGCGGACGTTCTCACCGCGCCGTCGACCCGCGGCGACCATCGCCCGTTGGTGATCGGGTTGGGCAAGGACATCGAGGGCCACTTCGTCTCGGCCAACCTGGCCGATATGCCACACCTGCTGGTGGCCGGCTCGACCGGCTCGGGCAAGTCCAGCTTCGTCAACTCGATGCTGGTCTCGCTGCTGGCCCGTGCCACCCCTGAAGAAGTGCGGATGATCCTCATCGACCCGAAGATGGTGGAACTCACGCCGTATGAGGGCATTCCGCACCTCATCACGCCGATCATCACCCAACCCAAGAAGGCCGCCGCAGCGCTGGCTTGGCTGGTCGAGGAGATGGAACAGCGCTACCAGGACATGCAGGCCTCGCGGGTGCGTCACATCAAGGATTTCAACGCCAAGGTGCGCTCCGGGGAGATCACCGCGCCCCTGGGCAGCCAGCGGGTGTACAAGCCTTACCCGCTGATCCTGGCCGTCGTCGACGAGCTAGCCGACCTGATGATGACCGCACCGCGTGACGTCGAAGAAGCGATCGTGCGGATCACGCAGAAGGCCCGCGCGGCCGGTATCCACCTGGTTCTGGCCACGCAGCGGCCATCAGTCGACGTCGTCACCGGCCTGATCAAGACCAACGTGCCGTCCCGGTTGTCGTTTGCGACGTCGTCGCTGACCGACAGCCGAGTGATCCTCGACCAGCCGGGCGCGGAGAAGCTGATCGGCATGGGCGACGGCTTGTTCCTGCCGATGGGCGCAGGCAAGCCGGAGCGGCTGCAGGGCGCCTACGTCAGCGACGAGGAGATCCAGGCCGTCGTGCAGGCCTGTAAGGACCAGGCCGAGCCCGAATACACCGAGGGCGTCACCGCCGCCAAGCCGACCGGAGAGCGCACCGACGTCGACCCCGATATCGGCGACGATATGGACGTCTTCCTGCAGGCCGTCGAGCTGGTGGTGTCATCGCAATTCGGGTCGACGTCGATGCTGCAGCGCAAACTGCGGGTCGGATTCGCCAAGGCTGGTCGTCTGATGGACCTGATGGAGACCCGCAACATCGTCGGGCCCTCGGAGGGATCCAAGGCCCGCGAGGTGCTGGTCAAGCCCGAGGAGCTGGCCGGCACGCTCATGCTGATCCGTGGTGGCTCCGCCGACGATGATGATGACGACGACGACTTCTAG
- a CDS encoding amino-acid N-acetyltransferase — MSPDVVVRRARTSDVPDIKRLVDTYAGRILLEKNLVTLYEAVQEFWVAVLDDEVVGCGALHVLWADLGEVRTVAVNPKVKGRGIGHAIVDQLLTVARELQLQRLFVLTFETEFFTRHGFAEIEGTPVTSEVYEEMCRSYDIGVAEFLDLSYVKPNILGNTRMLLTL; from the coding sequence GTGAGTCCTGATGTCGTCGTCCGCCGTGCCCGCACCTCGGATGTCCCCGATATCAAGCGTCTGGTCGACACCTACGCAGGCCGGATCCTGCTGGAGAAGAACCTGGTCACGCTCTACGAGGCGGTCCAGGAATTCTGGGTGGCCGTGCTCGACGACGAGGTCGTGGGGTGCGGAGCGCTACACGTGCTGTGGGCCGACCTGGGCGAGGTGCGCACTGTCGCCGTCAACCCGAAGGTCAAAGGGCGCGGTATCGGGCACGCGATCGTCGACCAGCTGCTGACGGTAGCCCGTGAGCTGCAACTACAGCGGCTGTTCGTGCTGACGTTCGAGACGGAGTTCTTCACCCGGCACGGCTTCGCCGAGATCGAGGGCACGCCCGTCACCTCCGAGGTCTACGAGGAGATGTGCCGCTCCTACGACATCGGTGTCGCGGAGTTCCTCGACCTGTCGTACGTGAAGCCCAACATCCTCGGCAACACCCGGATGCTACTCACGCTCTGA
- the pgsA gene encoding CDP-diacylglycerol--glycerol-3-phosphate 3-phosphatidyltransferase: MSGQPQSGPVVPRVRVANVANLLTGVRLVLVPIFLLALFAGNGHESGYRITAFAIFAVAVITDRFDGALARTYGMVTEFGKLADPIADKMLIGAALIGLSMLGDVPWWVTVVILVRELGITVLRLVVLRHGVIPAGRGGKLKTLVQAVAIGLFVLPLHNWSSPWLTVAWAIMWAAVVLTVLTGIDYVVCAVKDSRERSAGR; the protein is encoded by the coding sequence GTGTCGGGACAACCCCAGAGCGGTCCAGTGGTCCCGCGTGTGCGAGTGGCCAACGTCGCCAACCTGCTTACGGGGGTCCGGCTCGTCCTGGTCCCGATTTTCCTGCTTGCCCTCTTTGCCGGTAATGGTCACGAAAGTGGTTACCGGATAACGGCTTTCGCCATATTTGCGGTGGCGGTCATCACCGATCGCTTCGATGGTGCGCTGGCCCGGACCTACGGGATGGTCACCGAGTTCGGCAAGCTCGCCGACCCGATCGCCGACAAGATGCTCATTGGGGCCGCGCTGATCGGCTTGTCGATGCTCGGTGACGTCCCCTGGTGGGTGACGGTGGTGATCCTGGTCCGTGAGCTGGGCATCACAGTGCTGCGGCTGGTGGTGCTGCGCCACGGAGTGATTCCGGCCGGCCGCGGGGGCAAGCTCAAGACCCTGGTGCAGGCCGTCGCGATCGGACTGTTCGTGCTGCCACTGCACAACTGGTCATCGCCCTGGCTGACCGTGGCGTGGGCGATCATGTGGGCCGCGGTCGTGCTCACGGTGCTCACCGGTATCGACTACGTGGTGTGCGCGGTCAAGGACTCCCGTGAGAGATCCGCTGGTCGGTGA
- the clgR gene encoding transcriptional regulator ClgR, producing MAVLLREVIGDVLRDARTSQGRTLREVSDSARVSLGYLSEVERGRKEASSELLSAICTALAVPLSRVLTDAGEKMADRERIARLTAVPATDSVIDVATKVVIPHPVAMAVA from the coding sequence ATGGCCGTACTGCTGCGTGAGGTGATCGGCGACGTACTTCGTGACGCCCGTACTTCGCAGGGACGCACCCTTCGCGAGGTGTCCGATTCGGCCCGTGTCAGCCTCGGTTACCTGTCCGAGGTGGAGCGTGGCCGCAAGGAAGCCTCCAGTGAATTACTCAGTGCGATCTGCACCGCACTCGCTGTCCCGCTGTCGCGGGTGCTGACCGATGCGGGTGAGAAAATGGCCGACCGTGAGCGCATTGCCCGGTTGACCGCCGTGCCGGCTACCGACAGCGTGATCGACGTCGCCACGAAGGTGGTCATCCCGCATCCCGTTGCGATGGCGGTCGCCTGA
- the pspA gene encoding phage shock protein PspA — MANPFTKAWKYLMALFNSKVDEYADPKIQIQQAIEEAQRQHQALTQQAAQVIGNQRQLEMRLNRQLADIEKLQVNVRQALTLADQATAAGDGAKATEYNNAAEAFAAQLVTAEQSVEDLKGLHDQALQAAGQAKKAVEQNAMMLQTKIAERTKLLSQLEQAKMQEQVSASLRSMSDLAAPGNTPSLDEVRDKIERRYANAIGSAELAQNSVQGRMLEVQQASVQMAGHSRLEQIRASMRGDALPAGGAAAPATPANTPEPEQPLGL, encoded by the coding sequence ATGGCCAATCCGTTCACCAAGGCGTGGAAGTACCTGATGGCGCTTTTCAACTCCAAGGTCGACGAATACGCCGACCCGAAAATCCAGATTCAGCAGGCGATCGAAGAGGCCCAACGGCAGCATCAGGCGCTGACTCAGCAGGCCGCCCAGGTGATCGGAAACCAGCGCCAGCTCGAGATGCGCCTGAATCGTCAGCTTGCCGACATCGAGAAGCTGCAGGTCAACGTCCGCCAGGCGCTCACCCTCGCCGATCAGGCCACCGCGGCCGGTGACGGTGCCAAGGCCACCGAGTACAACAACGCCGCCGAGGCGTTCGCCGCCCAGTTGGTCACCGCCGAGCAGAGCGTGGAAGACCTCAAGGGCCTGCATGACCAGGCCCTGCAGGCCGCGGGTCAGGCCAAGAAGGCCGTCGAACAGAACGCGATGATGTTGCAGACCAAGATCGCCGAGCGCACCAAACTGCTCAGCCAGCTCGAGCAGGCCAAGATGCAGGAGCAGGTCAGCGCGTCACTGCGGTCGATGAGCGACCTCGCCGCCCCGGGTAACACCCCCAGCCTTGATGAGGTGCGCGACAAGATCGAGCGCCGCTATGCCAACGCGATCGGTTCAGCGGAGCTGGCCCAGAACTCGGTGCAGGGCCGCATGCTCGAGGTGCAGCAGGCCAGTGTCCAGATGGCCGGCCACTCTCGGCTCGAGCAGATCCGGGCCTCGATGCGCGGCGACGCGCTGCCCGCCGGCGGCGCTGCCGCCCCGGCAACTCCTGCCAACACACCCGAGCCCGAGCAGCCGCTCGGACTGTAG